The stretch of DNA CTGGTTAATCTCGCTCAATTTTTATGTCTTTACCTGATTAAAAAAAGTTAGTGCGACAATTTATCCTGATTTGGTTCGGTCAATTAATTTCTACTATTGGCAGTTATATGACCGATTTTGCCTTGACTCTCTGGGCCTGGCAAATCACAGGTTCGGCAACAGCCCTTGCTTTGATCGGATTTTTTTCTCAACTGCCTCGTATTGTTATTTCTTTATTTGCAGGTATTATTGTTGATCGCTTCAACCGTAAGTATTTAATGATGTTAGGAGATGCGATCGCAGCTTGTGCTACTGTTGGAATCCTAATTCTTCATCTGACTGGACAGTTGGCTATTTGGCATCTGTATTTAGCTGCATCAATTAATGGTGGTTTTGGTCAAATTCAACAATTAGCTTATTCCACATCTATTACTACTTTGGTATCGCCCCAGAATTATACTCGTGCCAACAGTATGAATTCTGCTGTTCACTACGGCTCAAATATTATTGCTCCTGCTTTAGCTGGGGTGTTGTATCCGATCATTGGTTTAGAGGGTATTTTACCGATTGATTTGGTAACTTTTGTCATTGCGATCAACACTTTACTTTGGATACGTATTCCCCAACCCCAAACAACAGAAACACAACCAGCCCAAGCAAGAAGTGAAGGAAAATTAAGTAGACTAAAGTTTTGGTGGCAAGAAATCACTTTTGGTATTCGTTATATTTGGCAGCGTTCCAGCTTACGTACTTTACTAATTATCACTACTTTATTTTGGTTTGCTCATGATTTGGGTGCTACCATAGACGATCCGATGATTCTAGCTCGCTCGAACAGTAATTCTCAGGTTCTCAGTGGGATTCTTTCTATTGCAGGTATTGGCGGAATTACTGGTGCGGTGATTTTAACAGCTTGGGGTGGAACAAAACAACGGATCAATGGAATGCTGGCTGGGTTTATGGGCGCGGGTATTGCCAAAACAGTATTTGGATGGGGTCAAAGTTTAAATGTTTGGTTACCCGCTCAATTTTTTTCTTCGATTAATTTTCCTCTTCTAGGTAGTTCAGAAACTGCTTTGTGGATGGAAGTTATTCCTGCTAACCTCCAAGGACGAGTTTTTGCAGCTAATTCCTTAGTTTTAGAATTAGTTAGTGCCAGTGCAACACTGATAGCAGGACTGTTGAGCGATCGCGTTCTTGAACCAGCTATGCAGTCACCAAGTCTTTTAAGTTCTTTGTTTGCTCCTATTTTTGGTACTGGTAGAGGTGCAGGAATGGCATTGTTGTATGTTTTTACTGCGATCGCTATGTTTTTGATTGGTGCGATCGGCTATAAACTACCTCAACTGCGTCGACTGACAAAGTGACTCGTATTATTTTACCAGCCATCAAATTCTTGCTCGTTTTTGTGCCAAACCTCAATATCTAATTCCGACAGATAGATCAAAGCACTATCAATTTGTCGAGAATTACCTTCTAGTTCTATGTCAAACCAACCATCTCCTTGACCATCTTTACCTAAAATAGCTGCAATTATATTGAGTTTTAAATTGAAATCAGCAGCAAGTCTAGAAATAACTGGTTCTAAATAATATTTTTGAGGAATTCTCAACTGAAGATGAACTTGCAGGGAACGGTTTGGATAGGAAGAGTCTAGTTGCAACATATCAGAACTAATCATTTTCAACCAATCTTTCGGAAAACAATAATTTTTTTACGACAATAATCGTCGCAGTACAGCTTGTTTGGCTTGACAAACTAACCTATTTTCATTGTAATTCATTTTTGATTTAATCTCAATTTATTTGTAAAACAATTTAGTTTATACCAAGTAATAATCAGAAAAGGCGATCGCGGTCGATCAATCCCTTTTAAAAGCGATCTCGGCGCAGCCGAGGCGCGAAGCGATCGCACAGACCGCATTAAAATCTAAACAAAATTTTTGTAAAATTGGTATTAACTAGACCGCTTTTGCTGAATAAAGTTATCAAATATTTGCTTTTGTTCTGATAAGGAAATCTCTGCGTTAACTAAAACAGAATTTGGACGAGGACGGTTCGCATATTCATCCCACGCTTCTTGGTCTTCTCTATGGGATAAGACGTATTTTCTTAGTTCTTGCAAACTCATTTGCTTGTAGTTAGGTTTGGTCATTGTTGCTAAACCTCCATCTACCATCAGGATAAACGATAAATTCTATTCCTTCTTCAACTCCTGCAATAATAAATATCTCTTGTCTGTTTGTATCGAAACGAAATAATTGAATTGGTTGATAGTAATTTGATAAGTATTGGCATAAAATTGCTGCTTTAATTGCTTGCACTGCTGTTGGCATTCATTATTTTCTAATTTTGGGCTTTTTGGACAATTATCTCACCATTTTAGGATTATTTTAGTAAGAAAAAGCGATCGCCATTTTTTTTGTTGTAAAAAGGAGTAATAATTCCATTACGGTTAGTTAAGTTTCCTCCTTCAAATTCCATTACTTGACTGCCATCAGCCTGTATGTAGATAGAAGAGGTTGGTAAACCTAAACCAGAGTAAATTCCAAATAAGCCATTTTTAGAGTCAGGATTTTTAAAATAAGTATTGGTATAATAATCGGCAATTGCTCCATACATTAAGAATTGCCCTAATTGACTTTGATAAACAGAAGCTCCATTACCAATATTGTTGTAGAAAGTCCGAGAGACATTAGTTCCAAAGTAAGACTGAACTTAATGAAGAGTCGATATAATTCGGAACTTCTAATGATGAAGCGGATAAGCTCAAAGTATAGTTAGAATTAGCATTTGTCACTCCAGGGAAAACTGTGACATAATAAGTCCCTGCAAGTAAAGGAAGATTAAAAGATTCGGCTATAGTACCTTGATTTTGCGACAATGCTAAAATTTCTTTGGAGTCGACAACACCATTATTGTTGAAGTCTTGAATCAGTTGTACGTTGGCATCAGCACTTAATTGAGACAGATTTAGGTTGAAACGGGGATTTCGCAGGTTGAAGAATAAATGTAGGGTATTAATATGAAGAGTTTAAATGACCCATATTGAATATCCAAGTTAAAAACTTAGACCACTTAGGAATAGTAGCAGGAATTGTGGCTCAAATTGGGCTGGTCGAAGAAATAGATCGGCAGATAGCCAAACATCCTCAACAAATGATTAGTACAGGTCAAGTAGTAAAAGCCATGATTCTTAATGGATTAGGCTTTGTTAGCGCACCTCTGTACCTGTTCGGAGAATTCTTGATCGGCAAAGCAACAGAACATCTTTTGGGAGAAGGAATCAAACCAGAACACCTCAACGATGACCGAATCGGAAGAGTGTTAGATAGTTTATCGAATCAAGGACTAACACCATTGTTCACCAACATTGCCATGTTAGCCCATCAAAGATTTAATCTCTCGACCAAGAGTCTGCATCTAGATTCGAGTAGCTTTAGCGTCGAGGGAAGTTATGAAACAGGAAACGCAGATGAATCCAGCAAATTAATCGAATCCGTCAAGATTACCTATGGTTACTCGAAAGACCATCGACCAGATTTAAAACAATTTATGATGGATGTGATTTGTACTGGAGATGGAGATGTACCCCTGTTTGTGAGAATAGGAGATGGTAACGAATCCGACCGTGCCATTTTTGCCAAGTTGATTGAGCAGTTTAAACAGGAATGGAATTTAGATAGTATTTACGTTGCTGACAGTGCGCTTTACAGTGCAGAAAATTTACAACAATTGGGAGAGCTAAACTGGATTAGTCTTGTCCCTCGAAGCATAAAAACTGCGAAGATTCTAGCCGAATCAATGGAAGACGAGGTTTTTGTTGAGAGTGAAATTCCTGGCTATCGCATTGCATCCTGTTGTTGTGATTAGAGTGGAGTGCCTCAGCGTTGGTTAATTATTGAAAGTGAGAAGCGTTGTGATAGCGACTTGAAGCAGCTAGAAAAACGACTAGCAAAACAACTAAAAATAGCCACCAGTGAACTCAAATCACTAATGAGGCAAGATTTTGCCTGTGTTGCTGATGCCAAACAAGCTGCTGACAAACTGAGCCGAAGTTGGAAATATCATTGCTTAGAATCAGTCCAAATTGAGTCTCATCCTCACTACTCTCAACCAGGGCGACCAACTAAAAATCAATCTCCTGAATATCTTACCTATCGGGTCATCGCTCAAATTATTCCTGTAGAGAAAGTAATTGAGATTGCCCGAAGACGAGCAGGAAGATTTATTTTAGCGACCAATGTTCTCAATGAAGCTCTTCTACCCAATGATAAGGTGTTAATCGAATACAAAGGTCAGCAGAGTTCTGAGAGAGGCTTCCGCTTCCTGAAAGACCCTTTGTTTTTTACTTCCAGTGTTTTTTTGAACACTCCTCGAAGAGTGGCAGCTTTAGCAATGGTCATGGGTTTATGTTTGCTGGTTTACACTCTCGGTCAACGTCAGTTAAGACCAGCTTTAGCTGATGCAGAGGAGACTATTCCTAATCAGCTTAAACAGCCTACTTCTACGCCTACTTTAAGATGGGTTTTTCAGTGTTTTCAGGCTATTGATCTGGTTGCTCTTGATCGCCAACTACAAATTTCCAATCTGACTGATACCCGTGTACGGATTTTGCGTTTTCTCGGATGCTCCTGCCAAAAATATTATTTAGTTTGCTAACCTACCTGCGAAATGTCCGATATAAAGTTATAGTTAAAATTTTATTTAGATTTTAATTATTCAATCAAATTTATCTTGATTAATTAAGTACAAAAATAATTTTTATAAATTCAACTAGTAAAGATTCTAGTTGCTTCAACTAGCAAAAATACTTATTAATTAACGTTCATCAGTAGAGAAATATAGCAACCGAACTATAGTAGGGATAATTCATGAATTACCCCTACTAAACCTCTCTGTGTCTGGTGCCTCTGGTGTACAAAAATATTCTATCGTCCTAATTTTTAATTCAACTGGTATAACAAGCTATCTCTCTACTGCGATTACGGACATTATATTACCACGCCTCCTACAAGACTTTAGAAATAAAGATAAACTTAAACCAAGGATTCTTGCTTAACTTGATTAGTTTCTACTTGCTGTATTTGTTCAATAATTTCAACAAATTCTCTTTCAAAAGTTACCTGGGCGCGATTAGTTTTTCCACCCAAGAAAAATCCTGTTTCTGTTTCCAAAGCCCAAATTTGTGAATGAGAAAAATAACTCATCACTACTCCCAACATTAATAAAGCAAAACCTGTATAAACCAAAGGTACACCAGGATCTGCTTTAATTTGTAAACCAGTACTACCAATAAGCTCTAGTAATTTAAGCGTAACTCCATTGACTTCAATATTTTGTCCAACCCGAACCGCATTAACTAATTGTCCTTGTTGATTGTAAACAAAAACAGTTCCTTGTAAATCTCTAGCAACTAAAGAAACTCCTTCACTTAAATCTGGTTTGGTTGGTAACCAAGTCCCCCAAATTCTCCCGTTACCCTGAGTATTTAACTGAGCCATTGGTAACTTAAAAATAGGACTATTATTTAACTGAACTTTTACTCCTGCAATACTCCAATTAGTTTGATAAAAAGTTACCCCATCGTAACGTAAGGGTTGATTGACAAAAATTGTTTGTCGTTTTAATTCTTGACCTTGAAGATCTACTACTGATAAATCAGAATAAAATTGATCGATCGCACCATCATTAGTATAGTCAATCCAAAAACGATTTACTTTTACTGCCCATTGTTGAGGAACTTGTTTTAATGCCAAAGGTCCCGCTTCAAAAATATTTCTTACCTGAAAGGTTTCTCCACTAGGAACAAGTTCTTGGGCAAAAAAACCTGTAAAAGCACCCCAAATTCCACCTGCTAAAACAATCAAAATTCCTAAATGAACTACAATTGGGCCAATTTTACCTACTAAACCACGACGAGCGTAAAGAGCGTTATCTTGTAAAAAAACCTTGTAGCCTTTCTGTTGTAATAAAGAATTTAAATTTTTAATTGAACCTTGAGTTAATTCTACACTCAAAGCTAATTTATTAAACTGACGGGGTTTGAGATAAAATTTCCAATTACGGGCTGCTTTAAGGGCTGGTAGTTGTCGAATAAAGGTACAAGTAGTCAAACTAGTACCAAACAAAACTAGTAAAGATAAATACCACCAGGTGCTGTAAACATGATTTAATCCCCAACTGAGAATTACCTTCCAAGTTAAAAAACCATATAAAGCTGGTGCTTCGGGATAATTTTGTTGATAAAAAGTTAATGATTCTCCCTGTTCGATGACTGTACCGCTAATACTAACAAGGGCAATAATTAATAATAATGCGATCGCTAATCTAAGATCGGCAATAATACTAAAAGAACGACGTAAGGAGCTAGAAAAAATTGTAGCTAAAGGAGAATCAGATTCATTCATCTTCAAGGTATTCGGAAAATCTAGAAATTAATAGTCGACACTCGCGATAAAAGCGAAAAAATACCAAAGCTTAACAGTAGCGTACCACTAACAGGATTAATCCAACCCGACCAACGACGTAAAGACAATAATTTTTTCAACGAAGCGGTAAAAGTTCCTGCCAAAATCAAAGGTGCTACATAACCAGTTGCATAAGCTAAGAGTAAACTAGTTCCTACAATCAAACTTTTAGTTGTAGCTACCCAAGCGAGTAAGCTAGCTAAGACTGGAGTACTACAAGGAGAAGCAACTAAACCAAAGGTTAAACCGAGGGAATAAGAACGAACTTCCCGAGGAAGATTTTTGGCTAGTGCATTGGGATCGCTATTTCCAAAAGCAGGAAATTGTAGTGGTAAGATTTCTAAGAGATTTAATCCCATGATAATCGCTACCAAACTAACAAGTATCGGCAAACCAAAACCGATTTGACCGTAAACTTTACCTATCGAAGTAGCAATTATCCCCAACCCGGCTAAAGTTGTTGCCAAACCCAAAGCAAACCAAATCGATTGAATTGTTGCTTGTAATCTACTTTGAGATTCATAACCACCAATGTAACCAATCGTAATCGGCAGCATCGACAGCATACAGGGTGTTAAACTGGTTAATAATCCTGCTAAAAAAATTAGACCTATACTCACAATGCTGAGATGATTTAGCTGAGTATTAACAAGGTGATTAGCAAACTGTTCAAGTTGATAGAGTTGAGTTTGGAGCAATGTCAGCATTTAAAAATTTTAATTTGCTTTTAGCTTGAATTTTAGCAAATTCCAACTTTATACTTGTCGATGCAGAAAGATTGTCTATAATATTAAGCCAGATTTATCAAGTTTAACTGAAATAAATCAAGCTAATCTTATTTAACAAAAACAACTTTATAAGATAAAGAGGCAAGTTAGCTTGCAAACAACCTATGGCTCAAACTCAAATTATTAAGCCTCTCGGTTTTGTACTGCAACAGGCTGGTTTAATTTCACCAGAACAAGTAAGAATTGCCCTGAGAACTCAAAATCAACTACCAGAAAGAAAAATAGGTGAGATTTTAGCAATTAAAGGCTGGATTAAGCCAGAAACCGCTTATTTTTTTGCAGAAAAATGGCCTAAAATTCTCCTTAAATCTCAAAAACTTCCAATAGGACAGTATTTTA from Stanieria cyanosphaera PCC 7437 encodes:
- a CDS encoding DUF6888 family protein is translated as MPTAVQAIKAAILCQYLSNYYQPIQLFRFDTNRQEIFIIAGVEEGIEFIVYPDGRWRFSNNDQT
- a CDS encoding DUF6887 family protein; this translates as MTKPNYKQMSLQELRKYVLSHREDQEAWDEYANRPRPNSVLVNAEISLSEQKQIFDNFIQQKRSS
- a CDS encoding cytochrome c biogenesis protein, giving the protein MNESDSPLATIFSSSLRRSFSIIADLRLAIALLLIIALVSISGTVIEQGESLTFYQQNYPEAPALYGFLTWKVILSWGLNHVYSTWWYLSLLVLFGTSLTTCTFIRQLPALKAARNWKFYLKPRQFNKLALSVELTQGSIKNLNSLLQQKGYKVFLQDNALYARRGLVGKIGPIVVHLGILIVLAGGIWGAFTGFFAQELVPSGETFQVRNIFEAGPLALKQVPQQWAVKVNRFWIDYTNDGAIDQFYSDLSVVDLQGQELKRQTIFVNQPLRYDGVTFYQTNWSIAGVKVQLNNSPIFKLPMAQLNTQGNGRIWGTWLPTKPDLSEGVSLVARDLQGTVFVYNQQGQLVNAVRVGQNIEVNGVTLKLLELIGSTGLQIKADPGVPLVYTGFALLMLGVVMSYFSHSQIWALETETGFFLGGKTNRAQVTFEREFVEIIEQIQQVETNQVKQESLV
- a CDS encoding cytochrome c biogenesis protein CcdA, translated to MLTLLQTQLYQLEQFANHLVNTQLNHLSIVSIGLIFLAGLLTSLTPCMLSMLPITIGYIGGYESQSRLQATIQSIWFALGLATTLAGLGIIATSIGKVYGQIGFGLPILVSLVAIIMGLNLLEILPLQFPAFGNSDPNALAKNLPREVRSYSLGLTFGLVASPCSTPVLASLLAWVATTKSLIVGTSLLLAYATGYVAPLILAGTFTASLKKLLSLRRWSGWINPVSGTLLLSFGIFSLLSRVSTINF
- a CDS encoding MFS transporter, translated to MRQFILIWFGQLISTIGSYMTDFALTLWAWQITGSATALALIGFFSQLPRIVISLFAGIIVDRFNRKYLMMLGDAIAACATVGILILHLTGQLAIWHLYLAASINGGFGQIQQLAYSTSITTLVSPQNYTRANSMNSAVHYGSNIIAPALAGVLYPIIGLEGILPIDLVTFVIAINTLLWIRIPQPQTTETQPAQARSEGKLSRLKFWWQEITFGIRYIWQRSSLRTLLIITTLFWFAHDLGATIDDPMILARSNSNSQVLSGILSIAGIGGITGAVILTAWGGTKQRINGMLAGFMGAGIAKTVFGWGQSLNVWLPAQFFSSINFPLLGSSETALWMEVIPANLQGRVFAANSLVLELVSASATLIAGLLSDRVLEPAMQSPSLLSSLFAPIFGTGRGAGMALLYVFTAIAMFLIGAIGYKLPQLRRLTK
- a CDS encoding NIL domain-containing protein; translated protein: MISSDMLQLDSSYPNRSLQVHLQLRIPQKYYLEPVISRLAADFNLKLNIIAAILGKDGQGDGWFDIELEGNSRQIDSALIYLSELDIEVWHKNEQEFDGW